In Virgibacillus sp. NKC19-16, a single genomic region encodes these proteins:
- a CDS encoding DUF1146 family protein — MFDIGQLAVISIISHIIFISITWRLVVAINFDPLIRKSRVTEARILLLFITIVIGSGVSRFFLEVLQWSRDLLYLF, encoded by the coding sequence ATGTTTGATATAGGACAATTAGCAGTTATTAGTATAATCTCACATATTATTTTTATTTCTATCACTTGGCGGTTGGTAGTAGCAATAAATTTTGACCCGCTTATACGAAAAAGTCGTGTAACAGAGGCAAGAATTTTATTGCTTTTTATTACGATTGTCATCGGTTCTGGTGTCAGCAGATTTTTTCTTGAGGTCTTGCAATGGTCCAGAGACTTATTATATCTCTTCTAA
- a CDS encoding F0F1 ATP synthase subunit epsilon produces MKTLTVIVVTPDGPILEEDFDMVSCKSETGELGILPGHIPLVAPLSISAVRLKGDSDTKRLSVNGGFMEVRPDKVTILAQTAEKPSEINVERAEEAKARAERRLQSNQDDIDFQRAELALKRALNRLDVGR; encoded by the coding sequence TTGAAAACACTAACGGTGATTGTTGTTACTCCTGATGGCCCAATATTGGAAGAAGATTTTGATATGGTTAGCTGTAAATCAGAAACCGGCGAACTCGGTATTTTACCAGGACATATTCCGTTGGTCGCTCCATTATCAATTAGCGCGGTCCGCTTAAAAGGCGATAGCGATACGAAACGTCTGTCTGTAAACGGCGGGTTCATGGAGGTAAGGCCAGATAAAGTAACAATTCTTGCCCAAACTGCAGAAAAACCTTCAGAAATTAATGTCGAGCGTGCAGAAGAAGCAAAAGCTCGTGCCGAACGCCGTCTTCAATCTAACCAGGACGATATCGACTTCCAAAGGGCAGAATTAGCACTCAAACGAGCATTGAACCGTTTAGATGTCGGTCGGTAA